From a single Raphanus sativus cultivar WK10039 chromosome 3, ASM80110v3, whole genome shotgun sequence genomic region:
- the LOC108844001 gene encoding protein EARLY RESPONSIVE TO DEHYDRATION 15, giving the protein MAMVSGRRSTLNPDAPLFVPAAVRQVEDFSPEWWQLVTTSTWYHDYWISQHQGADGFYDGEVDVADLLPESFDFDDMEDLFVADEFDVEIYHAGGLGKDGEMVRRSRGNRSPKLIVEPAKYAEKPAKWANQRVAVPRNIHQPR; this is encoded by the exons ATGGCGATGGTTTCAGGAAGACGTTCTACTCTAAACCCCGACGCGCCACTGTTTGTTCCGGCGGCCGTACGGCAAGTGGAGGATTTTTCGCCGGAGTGGTGGCAGTTGGTGACGACATCGACGTGGTACCATGACTACTGGATCAGCCAGCACCAAGGAGCAGATGGTTTCTACGACGGTGAAGTCGATGTAGCTGATCTTCTACCAGAGTCGTTTGATTTCGATGACATGGAAGATCTCTTCGTGGCTGATGAATTTGATGTAGAGATCTACCACGCAG GTGGTTTAGGGAAGGACGGTGAGATGGTGAGGAGATCGAGAGGGAACAGGAGTCCTAAGTTGATTGTTGAACCGGCTAAGTATGCGGAGAAGCCAGCTAAATGGGCAAACCAGAGGGTTGCTGTTCCAAGAAACATCCACCAGCCTCGTTGA
- the LOC108836927 gene encoding cysteine-rich and transmembrane domain-containing protein WIH2: MTQYNQPPVGVPPPQGYPPEGYPPQGYPPQGYPQQGYPQQGYPPQYAPQYPQPQQNQQPQQQSSTTGCLTGCLAALCCCWLFDCCAELAL; the protein is encoded by the exons ATGACTCAATACAATCAACCTCCCGTTGGGGTTCCTCCTCCTCAAG GTTATCCGCCGGAGGGGTATCCACCGCAGGGTTATCCGCCGCAAGGCTACCCACAGCAGGGTTACCCTCAGCAAGGCTATCCTCCTCAGTATGCGCCCCAATATCCTCAGCCACAGCAGAATCAGCAGCCGCAACAACAGAGCAGTACTACTGGCTGTCTAACAGGATG TCTTGCTGCTCTCTGTTGTTGCTGGCTATTCGATTGTTGCGCAGAGCTGGCACTTTAA
- the LOC108844327 gene encoding cysteine-rich and transmembrane domain-containing protein WIH2: protein MSQYNQHPVGVPPPQGYPPEGYPPQGYPPQGYPPQGYPQQGYPPPQGYPQQSPPYAPQYPQQHQQQQQSKPGCLDGCLAVLCCCCLCDLCIF from the exons ATGAGTCAATACAATCAACATCCCGTTGGTGTTCCTCCTCCTCAAG GTTATCCGCCTGAGGGGTATCCACCGCAAGGATATCCTCCTCAGGGGTATCCGCCTCAAGGCTACCCACAGCAGGGCTATCCACCACCGCAGGGTTATCCTCAGCAATCTCCTCCTTATGCACCGCAATATCCACAGCAGCATCAGCAGCAACAACAGAGCAAGCCTGGGTGTCTAGACGGATG TCTTGCTGTTCTCTGCTGTTGTTGTCTCTGTGATTTATGCATCTTCTGA
- the LOC130509555 gene encoding AUGMIN subunit 1 — MSDMTGSDTAPSSEPKGGSDAARISEVKSWLTSQFESSGKQVPSFDYTHRTVTHLHNLATASQAKSQAATIVANDFRQKASEYRAQAARVREILESAGMAQESLPSNVVSSAQVLANVANLLNIRDTELSSFLVAMGDISLRKTGVEEKRAKAQKDSNVLLDYTRKAIQRLTYLKKILAQLEDDVVPCESQMENWKTNLEVMAAKEEQYIQQYKKYEMLLNRVGYSPKISHRELVEMAEHRKELEKMTKPVVDTLRSYQDLPPDKALAALAIEDKKRQFAAAEKYLEEVLQSALEPNDK; from the exons ATGAGCGACATGACCGGCAGCGATACGGCGCCGTCGAGCGAACCCAAAGGAGGATCCGACGCCGCCCGGATCTCGGAAGTGAAATCCTGGCTCACCTCACAATTCGAATCCTCCGGCAAACAAGTCCCCAGTTTCGACTACACTCACCGAACCGTAACTCATCTCCACAACCTCGCCACCGCTTCTCAGGCCAAGTCTCAGGCCGCAACCATCGTCGCCAACGATTTTCGCCAGAAGGCTTCCGAGTACCGTGCTCAAG CGGCTAGGGTTAGAGAGATATTGGAGAGTGCGGGGATGGCGCAAGAGAGCTTACCTTCAAATGTGGTCTCTTCGGCTCAGGTTCTTGCTAACGTGGCCAATTTGCTCAACATTAGAGACACTGAACTCAGCAG CTTCCTTGTTGCAATGGGAGATATCTCTCTGAGGAAGACTGGAGTGGAGGAGAAGAGAGCTAAAGCGCAGAAAGACTCTAATGTGCTTCTTGATTATACTAGGAAAGCGATTCAAAGGCTTACGTATTTGAAGAA AATCCTTGCACAGTTGGAGGACGATGTAGTCCCTTGTGAATCTCAGATGGAGAATTGGAAAACGAATTTGGAAGTTATGGCAGCCAAGGAGGAACAGTACATACAGCAGTACAAGAAGTATGAG ATGTTGCTCAACCGTGTTGGCTACAGTCCTAAGATCAGCCACAGAGAGCTTGTGGAAATGGCTGAGCACAGGAAGGAACTGGAGAAGATGACAAAACCCGTGGTTGATACTCTAAGAAGTTACCAAGACTTGCCTCCG GACAAAGCTCTGGCTGCATTAGCAATCGAAGACAAGAAGAGACAGTTTGCAGCCGCGGAAAAGTATTTAGAAGAAGTATTACAATCTGCTCTTGAGCCGAACGATAAGTGA